The Sulfurospirillum sp. UCH001 genome segment TCTTTGTACAATGTTATGAGCCAAATTTGGATGATAATGGATTGATGAATGATGGCGTAATTGCTTCTAAACTTGGCCTTTCTGGAATTTCAAAAATCTCAGAAACAGCTGAAGTTGCTAAGGTTTCAGAGCTGGCTTATTTTTATGGTGCCACTGTTGTTTTAAAAGCGCTTTCAACCAAACGTTCTTTAGAGATTGCAAAAGCGCATAAAGCACTTAAAGGTGAGCTTTATACAGAGGTTTCCATTCATCATCTATGTAAAAATGACAGCAGTTGTGATGGATTTAATACCTATGCAAAGCTCATGCCGCCATTACGCGAAGAAGAAGAGCGTAAAGCTTTAGTGCATGCACTTCAAGAAGGAAGTGTTGATATTCTTACTTCAGCACATTCCCCGAAATCAATTTTATATAAAGATGTGGCATTTGAAGATGCAGCTTTTGGTATTGGCTCAATTGAAGAATTCTTAACACTTGCTCATACATTCCTTGTCAAAAATGGAGTGATTGATCTAAGTACATTGATTCGTATATGCTGCAAAAATCCTGCTAAAGTATTAGGACTAAACACTAAAGGAAGTATCGCTGTGGGATATGATGCGGATTTGGTACTCTTTGATCCTAAAGAAAGCTATGAAGTTACCAATACACACTCACTCTATTGTGGTGAGACTTTGTATGGAAAAGTGAAAAAAGTTGTTGTCGGTGGTCAGTTAATTCTAAACTAATCGTCTAGTAAAAAACACGTGAAAGATAAAGTCCACACGCTGGAATCAGTGTTGTGGATACTTTCATTTTACGATCTCTCTGTGCAATGAGATCTTCAAAGCTTAGTGTTCCATCGCACACTTTCAGTAAACTTGAGCACATCATGCGTACTTGAGAACGTAAAAAAGCATCTCCTAAAAAATAGATGATAATAAGATTTTTATGACGATACGCTCCTGCTTTAAAAATAGTACGTTCATCCTTTGTTGTCCCACCACCAAGCTTTTTAAAATACTCAAAATTATGAAATCCAACAAATGCTTGGGCATACTCATTGAGTTTTTCAACATCAATTGGTTGTACATGTAGCGCATAATTAGCCAAAAAAGGCTGATAGCCTCCATCATAGAGCACATAACGATACAGCCTTTTTTTTGCATCAAATCGTGCATGAAAAGTGGAATTTATAAGTCTGATATTGTGAATAAAGATAGAAGGTTGCAAAAAACCATTGAGATGCGATTTTAGCTTTTCGAGATCTTTCCAAAAAGAGGGTATGTCTATATGTGCAATTTGATGAGTAGCATGAACACCTGTGTCAGTGCGTCCACTGCCAACGATGCATCCTTCGATGTTAACACGTTTGAGTGCACAGGCGAGTGCTCCTGCAACACTTTGTGTCGCTTTTGTTTCATTTTTTTGAATTTGGAAGCCATGAAAAGCGCTTCCATCGTAACTTAGGGTAAGTTTAACACGCATAAGAGTTTAGAACATAGCACGAATGCGCTTTTGATAAATTTGATACGCAATCAAAAACGTTGCAATAAAGACAATAATTGGTGCACTTTGAGGATTCCATGTCGATACAAGCGTTGTGAGCGTTAGATAAATGGCAATGGTTGAAAACATAGCAATATAAATACCACCTTTATTATAACGATACGTTACAATCCCAATGCTCAGAGCGATAAGTGTTGAAGCAATTGGGAAAAGGGCAATAAGCAAGAAAAATGAAAGATCATAAGCACGTCTTTGATCTGTAAAAACTCCATTCCAATACTCTTGAATAGTTTGAATGGCCCCTACAGGTGTTTTAGGCCTAGAGTTAATATGCATTCGCTCAAAATCAGTTTGTTGAATATCTTCTTTTGTAAATTCAAAAATCTTTCCCTGATCAAGGTTAAGTCTGAGTGTTCCTTTCTCATTATCAATAACAGCATTGGTAGCGACAATAAGCTTTTCATCCTCTTTTGCTGTTGGTGCTTGATAGAGCGTAATGCCACTATAGAGTTTATTTTCATCACTGTGCTCAATGTATACAAGCCAATCAGAGAATTTTTGCCCAAACTCATTGGCTTTAATATTAAATTTCGCTTCTGCTTTTTTATATTCTAAAAAGTTTGTATTGAGTTGCTTTGAGATAGGAATAAGTACAAAAATATCTAAAACTAGAACCAATGAAAGAATACTCGATAATCCTAAAAAGAGTTGTGCTATTTTCTTAGGATTGTAGCCAAGGGTGAAGAGAACAATGGTTTCATTCTCTTTTGAGAGGTTAAAAAGCGTAATACAAAGCGCAATAAAAAATGTCAAAGGAAGTGTGTAGATAAGCGTACGTGGCAACAGATAGATGTAGAGCGTTCCCAGTTCTAAAAAGTTCATCTTGATGATGGCGGTCATAGCCGTTAATTTGATGAAAAAAACCACAGAGGTAATAAAAAAGAGAATAAAAAATAAAGAGCTAAAGAGCTCACTGAAATGTTTTAAAAGATAACGACTTACTCTATTCATAGATTAATTCCATTATGTGTAAAATTGGTGTTTCAAAAAGCCACGTGAGCAGGAGCCCAAGGGCTAAAAATGGGATGAACGCAAGCTCATACCCTTTTTTTCGTATAATCATAAAAATGATCAAAGCAATAACAGCACTGATATAAATTGCCACAAGTCCGAGTTTGATACCTAATAATGCACCTATAATACCAGCGATAATAATATCGGCCTCTCCCATCACTTCTTTTTTAGCAAGAGCTGAGATAAAAAAGCGTAAAAAAGCAAAAGCACCCATAAATAAAAGACCATTTTGTAACGATACAAGAGGGTCTCCTGTACAAAAAGATAGAATCAAAGCAGGAAGACTTAATGCATCAGGAACTGCTTTATAGCGAAGATCAATAATACTGAGCGCTAATAACAGAGCAAAAACAGAAGCGATCAAAAGAGCTTGAAGTGTATTTGCTAAATAAAAATAGATAAATGCATAAAGAAATGCAGAACTTAATTCTACCAGTGGATATTGAAAAGAGATGTGGCTTCTGCAAAAAGCGCATTTGCCTCTTAAAAAAATCCATGAAAAGAGAGGTACGTTATGGTACCACGCTAAAGGATGTAAGCATGTAGGGCAGTGTGATGCAGGAAGATTGATACTTTCATTTTTTGGTAAACGTATAATCGCAACATTAAGAAACGATCCTATACATAAACCAAAGAGTGTCACTAAAACGCCTTCCATAACTTTTTAACCCTTCACATCTAGTACCAAATCACTCAAGTCAAAAAGAGGTTTAAGCTCTTTTGTAAGAGTAAAGTGTGTAATCATACCCAATTTAGGGCTTTCTTTTTGCAAATAATATAAACTTTTTTCATACATTACGGTAATTTGAAGCTCTGATGCACTCATCATCCCTAAAAGAGGACCTAAATGTTCAGATGCGATATAAAAATGAAGTGAGGTGTCTGTTCTTTTTTGAAATTGCACCATCACTTTTTTCCCTTGATGAAGCAAAGGAAGATGAATCGTTGCTTTTGAAAGGGCTAAGAGCATATAGGTATAGGTTTTAAAGGACTCTTTTGAGAGCTGTTCATCGCCTAGTTGTTTCAGTAAAAAATCTCTAAAATCGCTATAACTAAAGCTCTCTTCATCTATGAATTGATCTAGAGAAAATGGTAAAAAATAGGCTTCATCTTCAAAAAGAGTAGGTTGTCTATAAAGATTGGAGATTGTTAAAATGCCACCTCGACCTTCTGAAAAGTTAGCCCAGTATTTTTGTCCTTCAGATAGGTTTTTACTGCTTTTTGTAGTGAGCTCTTTGCGTCCAATTTTTAGACGGTAACGTCCTGCATCCATATGTTTTATGACTTCAATACTAACAGGTAAATTGGCATTAAAATTGATACTTGAACTGCTTGTATGTTCAATATCAGAGCCTATGCCTGCTAGTTTTTGAAGTGTAGAAATCATAGGTGTGAACATTGCTCCACAATGTGTTCTGCTATCTCAAATTTACCAGCGAGGCTAAATTTTTGCACAGAAGCATTGGTAATAAAATGAATTTCGTTTTTACTGCTTCCAAAACTGTTTTGCTCTTTGAGCACATTAAGGCAAACGGCATCAAGATTTTTAGCGATAAGCATTTTACCTGCATTCTCTAATGCTTTTTTCTCATCCATTTCTGCTTTAAAACCGATCATTTTAAAGCCTTTCTTTGGGAGCGATGAAAGAACATCGACATTGCGCTTAAGCTCTAGATTATAGGTTTCACCTAATTCTTCTTTTTTGAGTTTTCCTTCATGTGTTGTAACTGGAACATAATCACTCACTGCTGCTGCCATGAGCAGATATGGGGTTTTATCATTTTTGGTGATGTATTGCATTTGTGAAAGGAGTGCTGCTTGTAGTTCTGCTGTACTTTTAACATGCAACGTATTGATAGCATGGATGTTGGGTGTTTCGCCACTACTGATAAGGGTGACATTTGCGCCTCTTAAATAAAATGCAAGGGCTAAAGCAGATGCTTGTTTTCCACTCGAAAAATTTGTAAGGCATCTGACATCATCGATTTTTTCCATTGTACCGCCACCAGTGATGATGACTTCACGTTCACTCCAAAATGGCTCTTTAAGCAATAAGCGAGCGCAGGTATAGAAAATCTGTTCAATATCGGCAAGGGCACCCACGCCTTCATCATTGCATGCAAGTAATTTGGATTGCGGAGCAACGATCTCATAGCCTAAAGAAGAGAGTTTACTAAGGCTCTCTTGTGTGATGGTATTTAACATCATGTTGGTATTGGCAGAAGGCGCTAGAACAATCGTTTTTGTAAAAGCAATAGCCGTTTGCGTCATGAGATTATCTGCAATGCCATGAGAGAGCTTGTTAATGGTATTCACAGAAGCAGGTGCTATGACGAAGAGATCTGCCCATTTGCCGGTGTGAATATGGCTTAGCCCTTCACTCCAACTTTCTGTATCTGCATGTAAAACTTTGTTTTGGCTAATGGTCTCAAATGTCAGTGGAGCAATAAAACGCTTTGCATCTTCGCTCATAAGTACTTTAACTTCTGCTCCTGCTTTAACAAAGAGGCGAATCAGCTCTAGAGCTTTGTAAATGGCAATGCTTCCAGTGACGCCTACAAGAATTTTCTTTCCTAATAATTGATTATTTCGCATCTTTTTTTCCAAAAAATTTGTAGAAGAAACCTTCAATGATTTTAAGAGGTTCTCTATTGATAGCCAGCGCACCTTGTGGGATGTCTTTAGTAACGGTTGTTCCTGAAGCGATGAGTACATCATCTGCGATGGTAACAGGTGCAACCAGTTGAGTGTCACTTCCC includes the following:
- a CDS encoding A24 family peptidase, which translates into the protein MEGVLVTLFGLCIGSFLNVAIIRLPKNESINLPASHCPTCLHPLAWYHNVPLFSWIFLRGKCAFCRSHISFQYPLVELSSAFLYAFIYFYLANTLQALLIASVFALLLALSIIDLRYKAVPDALSLPALILSFCTGDPLVSLQNGLLFMGAFAFLRFFISALAKKEVMGEADIIIAGIIGALLGIKLGLVAIYISAVIALIIFMIIRKKGYELAFIPFLALGLLLTWLFETPILHIMELIYE
- the truA gene encoding tRNA pseudouridine(38-40) synthase TruA translates to MRVKLTLSYDGSAFHGFQIQKNETKATQSVAGALACALKRVNIEGCIVGSGRTDTGVHATHQIAHIDIPSFWKDLEKLKSHLNGFLQPSIFIHNIRLINSTFHARFDAKKRLYRYVLYDGGYQPFLANYALHVQPIDVEKLNEYAQAFVGFHNFEYFKKLGGGTTKDERTIFKAGAYRHKNLIIIYFLGDAFLRSQVRMMCSSLLKVCDGTLSFEDLIAQRDRKMKVSTTLIPACGLYLSRVFY
- a CDS encoding LptF/LptG family permease, whose protein sequence is MNRVSRYLLKHFSELFSSLFFILFFITSVVFFIKLTAMTAIIKMNFLELGTLYIYLLPRTLIYTLPLTFFIALCITLFNLSKENETIVLFTLGYNPKKIAQLFLGLSSILSLVLVLDIFVLIPISKQLNTNFLEYKKAEAKFNIKANEFGQKFSDWLVYIEHSDENKLYSGITLYQAPTAKEDEKLIVATNAVIDNEKGTLRLNLDQGKIFEFTKEDIQQTDFERMHINSRPKTPVGAIQTIQEYWNGVFTDQRRAYDLSFFLLIALFPIASTLIALSIGIVTYRYNKGGIYIAMFSTIAIYLTLTTLVSTWNPQSAPIIVFIATFLIAYQIYQKRIRAMF
- a CDS encoding amidohydrolase family protein, encoding MLIKNALVSTPKGVVNQNVLIDEGKIVAISEHLDASNHEVIDAQGLYLLPGLIDLNVRFSNSCLNQEHIDKLSNSCLKGGVTTAVVMSDFMPRLDSATLLELVKFKIDQAKINLQISTPLADEKEDQLHNIATLLNNGAAAILADSHRNANLLRRGMQYATMKQKPLFVQCYEPNLDDNGLMNDGVIASKLGLSGISKISETAEVAKVSELAYFYGATVVLKALSTKRSLEIAKAHKALKGELYTEVSIHHLCKNDSSCDGFNTYAKLMPPLREEEERKALVHALQEGSVDILTSAHSPKSILYKDVAFEDAAFGIGSIEEFLTLAHTFLVKNGVIDLSTLIRICCKNPAKVLGLNTKGSIAVGYDADLVLFDPKESYEVTNTHSLYCGETLYGKVKKVVVGGQLILN
- the coaBC gene encoding bifunctional phosphopantothenoylcysteine decarboxylase/phosphopantothenate--cysteine ligase CoaBC, with the translated sequence MRNNQLLGKKILVGVTGSIAIYKALELIRLFVKAGAEVKVLMSEDAKRFIAPLTFETISQNKVLHADTESWSEGLSHIHTGKWADLFVIAPASVNTINKLSHGIADNLMTQTAIAFTKTIVLAPSANTNMMLNTITQESLSKLSSLGYEIVAPQSKLLACNDEGVGALADIEQIFYTCARLLLKEPFWSEREVIITGGGTMEKIDDVRCLTNFSSGKQASALALAFYLRGANVTLISSGETPNIHAINTLHVKSTAELQAALLSQMQYITKNDKTPYLLMAAAVSDYVPVTTHEGKLKKEELGETYNLELKRNVDVLSSLPKKGFKMIGFKAEMDEKKALENAGKMLIAKNLDAVCLNVLKEQNSFGSSKNEIHFITNASVQKFSLAGKFEIAEHIVEQCSHL